TGATTAAATTTAGAAATATCTTCAATAGGCAGTATATCCATGAAAATCACATTAAAACAGTTTTACATTTAATATATTTTCCAAAATTAAAAAAGTATGGGTTAACATCCGGTATATGTTGATTTTTCAACAACTGGACCACCAGGTATAAGCTCTTCGAACACTTGTGCCTGAAAAGACTTTATTTTAACGTCGTAATCAATCCATGCCGTTACAGGAAGTCCTGCTTTTAAACAGAGGTTCGATAAAAACTGTTTTGTATCCCAGTTATATTCTGTAGCCACCTGCGGAAGTAGTAGCCCCCGGTAAGGTCCAAATTCAATAATAAGCCCATCTCTTCCAACCTTTAGTTTTTCCAAATATTCCATTGGATCTTGAACTTCAACGTCTTCAGGAGTCGTTAAAACGCTAACTTCAATTATCGTGTTTTTAAGTTCTGCATGCTTCAAAGGTTGAAATCTTGGGTCATGGACTGCAGCACTTATCGATGTTTCCTTTATTGCATCTATAAGTGACATTATAGGCTCAGGAATTCCAATGCATCCCCTTAAATCATGTTCTGGATGCGTATGTAGTGATACAAAAATTCCTAAAACATTGTTAAATTTATCGGGATACTTTTGAATATCCGGCTCTTCACCTTTTAAATATTGTTCGAGCATATTTCGAGCATATTTAATTATTAAAGTCCCCTCTTCAAGATTTAATTTCAATTTAGACCCCTCCAAATAATAATCCCAAAAATGATAAATTCCATTAATTAATTTATTTAATTGATAATTTTTAAATATATCTAAAATCTTAAAAAAATAAAAATTAGCATTCGTAAATGATTTTTCCAGTATCTTTTGACTTTTTAAACGGAAGTTCTTCTTTTTTGAGTGTTTCTATGAATTTAATTATATCTTCGTCGTATAATTTTTCTTTAGGAA
This DNA window, taken from Methanococcus maripaludis, encodes the following:
- a CDS encoding TIGR00296 family protein; protein product: MKLNLEEGTLIIKYARNMLEQYLKGEEPDIQKYPDKFNNVLGIFVSLHTHPEHDLRGCIGIPEPIMSLIDAIKETSISAAVHDPRFQPLKHAELKNTIIEVSVLTTPEDVEVQDPMEYLEKLKVGRDGLIIEFGPYRGLLLPQVATEYNWDTKQFLSNLCLKAGLPVTAWIDYDVKIKSFQAQVFEELIPGGPVVEKSTYTGC